A stretch of DNA from Candidatus Kryptoniota bacterium:
GTCCTTTCCTCTAACCTAGATCCCGCCGATGAGCCCCGAGTCGTCAAGATGGCCGGGGAATCCGAAATCACCCTCCACAATGACAAGGGAAAATTGAATATCGAGCTCGACGGCAGGGATGTGACCGAGGCTATTCGATCCGAAGAGGTTACCAGGAACGTAAGCCTTGTAAGTTCTTACGCAGGTCTCAGAAAAATTATGGTGGAAAAGCAACGCGAGATAGGTTCACAAAAAGGTTGTGTGGTAGACGGGAGAGATATTGGAACGGTGGTCTTCCCGGATGCGGATCTGAAATTCTTCGTGACTGCGGACGTGATGGAACGGGCAAGAAGGCGGCAGGAAGAGCTCTCAACAAGCGGGGTCGAGCTTCCTCTCGTCCAGGTGGTCCGTGACCTCAAAGAACGTGACTTGAAAGATTCCACTCGAGAGACAAGTCCCCTTCGAAAAGCTGATGACGCGATCGAAATTGATACGACTCATTTGACTATCGAAGAGCAGGTCCACATGATTTTGAATTACGCAAATGGAGCTATGGTGAACACTGAGGAGACGGTGAGAAAATGAAAGTGTCGGTCGACAAGAACAGTGGGTTCTGCTGGGGCGTTGTGCGCGCGATAGATTTCGCCGAAGATGAATTGAAGCAGTCGGGGAAATTGTATTCCCTTGGAGATATAATTCATAACCCGGAGGAGATCCAACGGCTCGGAGAAAAAGGACTCCAGACTATTTCGCATAAGGACCTCGGAAGCGTGAAAGATGCGAAGGTCCTTATTCGGGCTCATGGCGAACCGCCCTCAACATTCGAGCTGGCGAAGAAATTGAACCTTGAACTGGTGGACGCGACGTGTCCGGTTGTGTCAAAATTGCAGGAGCGAATCAAGAGATTCTACGACGACCATTATCAGATAGTGATTTTCGGAAAGAAAGATCATGCTGAAGTCATTGGGCTTCGCGGAGTATGTAATGATGAAGCCGTGGTCGTGAAGACTGTCGGGGAAGCGCTGGAGAAGGTTGACTTTTCGAAAAAGACCGTCTTATTCTCGCAGACCACGATGGACAAACCCACATTCTATGCGATCAAGGATGCTCTCTCCAGGAAGATAAAGGATCTTGTGGTCGGGACTATGGAGGACATAGCCAAATCTTTTCTAGCTAAAGACACGATTTGCGGTCAGGTCTCGGGTCGTGACAAAAAGCTGAGAGAGTTCGCGACAAATAATGACGTAATCGTCTTCGTCGCGGGGAAAATCAGTTCAAACGGTAAAGTTCTTTTTGATATCTGTAAGGAAGAAAACCTGGCGTCATATTTTATTGAACATGAAGACGAGCTTGATTCACGATGGTTTGAAAATGCTGCGACGGTGGGAGTCACCGGTGCGACATCAACGCCTCAATGGCTGATGGAGAAGGTCGGCCGGGCGATAGAGAGAATGGACCAACGGGTTTTGACTGGAGAGTCTTTAGAACAGAAAGCCGCCCCAAATAACTAATGTTGAACCAAAACAAAATCCTTGACTCGGTCTCTTCTGGCGGTTTCGGACTGATGATGGGCGATCGCTCCGCCCGATTCCTGGCGGACCGCCTAATGCTGGCGGTGATTTTCAAAGGAGATAATTAATGACCGAAGAAGAAAAGGCCACAGAAACGATGCCAATGCAAAGTCCAGATGAGGTTATAACTCGAAGAAGGCCTGCTGGGAAAGTGAAGCTGCTGACGGGTGAAGATTCACCCTACACAGAAGCAGAACTCAAAGAGATGATTGATCTTTACGATAAGAGTCTGAAACAATTTGATGCCGGAGAGATTGTAAAAGGCAGAATCATAGGGTTTACTGAAAATGATGTAATTGTCGACATCGGGTTCAAGTCGTCGGGACTTGTGCCGAAACTCGAGTTCCCCAACTTGAACGAACTCAAGTCGGGAGATGAAGTGGAGGTTTTTCTCGACAGTGTGGAGGATCAGGACGGGCAAGTCGTTCTCTCGAGACGTCGCGCCGATTTTATCAGGATCTGGGATAGGATAGTGAGTGCCCATGAGAATCAAACCGTGCTTCAAGGCACAGTGCTCCGAAGAGTTAAAGGCGGATTGATGGTCAACTTGATGGGCCTCGAGTCGTTCCTTCCTGGCTCCCAAGTCGACGTCAGACCGGTCAGAGATTTTGATGCGTATGTCGGAAGGACCATGGACTTCAGAGTCGTAAAAATAAATGAAGCCGCCGAAAATGTGGTTGTCAGTCACAAGGCATTGCTCGAAGCTGAAATAGAGGAGCAACGGAAGAGAATCCTTTCCAAGTTGGAGAAGGGCCTCATCCTTGAAGGAACAGTGAAGGCAATTACAGAATTCGGCGTGTTCGTCGATCTGGGCGGAGTGGACGGCCTGATACATATCACCGACCTCTCATGGGGGCGGGTGAATCATCCATCCGAAGTTGTGAAGCTCGACCAGAAGATCCAGGTCGTTGTGACCGACTTCGACGAAGAGAAAAAACGCATCTCCCTTTCCATGAAAGCGCTGCAACCCGAACCGTGGAAGAGCATTGAAGACAAATATCAGGTGGGGCAGCGCGTAAACGGAAAGGTCGTCTCCCTTACCGAGTACGGTGCGTTCGTCGAGATCGAAAAAGGTATCGAGGGCCTGATTCACATATCTGAAATGAGCTGGACCGAACATGTCAAACACCCATCCCAGAAAGTGTCGATGGGGCAAATGGTCGAAGCGGTGATACTCAGTCTCGACAAGGATAATAAGAAGCTTTCGCTCGGATTGAAACAGCTAGAGCCTGATCCGTGGGAACAGCTCATCGAGAAGTATCCGGTCGGTTCCAGACATAAAGGGATAGTCCGCAACCTGACGAACTTCGGAGTATTCGTGGAGCTTGAGTCGGGTGTGGACGGTCTTATTCACATCTCCGATCTCTCCTGGACAAAGAAGATTCGCCATCCCGGGGAACTTGTGAAACGTGGAGACGAAATTGACATTGTGGTTCTCGCGGTGGATAAGGAACAGCGCCGAATTTCACTCGGACATAAGCAGGCGATGGAAAACCCGTGGGACAAGTTCGAGCAGGAATTCAAGGTTGGCGCGGAAGTCCAGGGTAAAATAATTCGACATATCGAGAAGGGTGCTATTGTCGAACTTCCTGGTGATGTCGACGGCTTCATCCCGCATTCCCATATGTCACCGATGAACCTCAAGAATTTTGTCGCCCACTTTCCCGCGGGTGAAGACCTGAACTTGAAGGTCATCGAGTTCGACAAAGACGGCAAGAGGATCGTCCTCAGTGCACTTGAGTATTACAGAGACAAAGATACGGCGCTATACCAGGAGTTCTTGGCGAACCATAAGATAAACCCGGATGAGAGAAGGGGAACAAAGGCGCGCGCTGCCGACAAGAAGCCGAAAGATCAAGAAGAAGATCAGGGGAAGGAAGCCTTGGAGAGTGAAAAGCCTCAAGAGAATCCTGAGGCTTGACTTTAAACGGGCGCAATCTGAAATTGACCCGAATCCCCATTAAGGGGGCCAAGAGGATCCGCTGAATGGAAAAGAAACGTGTCGCGTTTGAAAGCCTCGGCTGTAAATTGAATTATGCCGAGACTGTTCAAATTCAGAAAGAATTCAGGCGGCGCGGATTTGAGGTGGTCGAGTTCGCTGACCCTGCTGATGTATTCGTCATAAATACATGCACCGTTACGCAAAGTGCTGACAGTGACTGTCGTCAGGTTGTTCGCCGAGCCTTGAGGAACTCACCCGGCGCATTTGTGGTTGTCACGGGGTGTTATGCTCAAGGGAAACCGGAAGATGTTGCACAGATAGAAGGTGTGGATCTGGTTCTCGGTGCCAGGGAAAAGTTCGAGCTATTCAATCATGTCGATGATTTTGTCAAGAATTATCACGCGCGTGTTTTTGCCGGACCGATAGATGAAGCCGTGGAATTCGGCGCGGCCGACTCTGCGTCGGAGGGAGCGAGAACTCGCGCGTTTCTCAAAGTGCAGGACGGATGCGATTACTCCTGCTCGTACTGTACGATACCGAGGGTCAGAGGCGCCAGCCGCAGCCCGTCGATATCTTTTCTTGTTGATGAAGCGAGAAGAATAGCGGATCTCGGTTTTAAAGAGATCGTCCTCACGGGAGTCAACGTCGGCGATTTCGGCAGAGGAGTAGGACCGGAAGAGGGACAGTTTATCGATTTGCTCACTGCTCTTGAGCGGGTCGAAAGTGTTAATCGATTCAGGATCAGCTCGATTGAGCCTAATCTGCTTACACGTGACGTGGTCGACTTTGTCGCGGGTTCCACGAGGTTTTGTCGTCATTTCCACGTGCCGTTGCAGAGTGGCGCGGATGAGATCCTCAGGAAAATGCGGCGCCGCTACAATTCATCTCAGTACCGCGAAGCTATCGAGTATGTACACGAAAAAATTCCGACTGCCGGGATCGGAGCGGATACTATTGTTGGTTTCCCCGGTGAATCTAATGATTTGTTCGATAAGAGTTACGCTTTCATTGAAGATCTGCCTCTTACTTACCTTCATGTTTTTTCGTACTCTGAACGTCCCGGGACTGTGTCCGCGGATTTCTCAGGCAATATTGACCCACGGGTAAAGAGAAAACGCAGCGAGGCACTTAGAGTCCTCTCAACCAAGAAACGCTACGCTTTCAATAGACAATTTGTGGGAAAGATTATGAAAGTGCTGGTGGAAGAAGAGACGAAAGACGGGAAGATGTTTGGGTTCACTTCAAACTATATCCGGGTGCAGGTAGACCTGAATGCTCAACATGCAAATACGATCCCTGATGTGCTGATTTCAGGGGTGAGCGATAACACCGCTTTAGGTCAGGTGATCTCGTGAAGACGTTCCTCTTGGTTTGCTCGCTTCTTATCGTATGCGGATTGAATGTGCAGCCGCTTTATTCTCAGAGTCGGCTCGAGCTCACATCAAAAATCCTGGACAGCCCGCGTGAGAAATTGGAATCCTCCGAGATAGTTGCGGTTCATAAGTCGCCTACACTGGCCGCGGTAGCATCTTTAGCAGTGCCGGGTCTCGGGGAACTCTATGCCGGCAGATATGACGTTGGAAAGTATTCAACGATTACTGAAGTGTCGCTCTGGGTTTTTTACACTGCTATTGAGATGTATTCGGATCAACTGAGAAATGACGCGATCAATTACGCGAGAGTAAATGCTGGTGTGAACGCAGTCGGGAAGAACGATCTTTTCTTTGTAAATATCGGCAATTACCTGAATACCGCGGATTACAACGTGAAGAAGATTCACGATGGCGATTTCGGGGCGATGTATAATGTCACAACGTACCAATGGCAATGGCAATCCGATGCTCAGCGGGAACGATTTAAAGATCTTAGAATAAGAGCCGATCAGTATCTCGATTATGGCAGATACACCGCGGGAGTGATCGTGCTTAATCACCTTATCAGTGCTGTTAGCGCAGCGCGTCTCGCATCAATTGTCAATGCACGTGCCACAGCTACTCTGAACGATTTCCCGGGTACTACGGGCCTTTATCTCAATCTGTCCGCAGATTTTTGACCTCTTAGGGCAGCGTCCATTCTAGTCCGTGCTAAAGCAGGAGGTTAATCGAGCCCTATCGGACGCGAGGAGCCTCTACCTTTCTGACATGCACGATGTT
This window harbors:
- the cmk gene encoding (d)CMP kinase — translated: MRKILIAIDGPAGSGKSTTARLVAQKLGYVYVDTGAMYRAITLKVLSSNLDPADEPRVVKMAGESEITLHNDKGKLNIELDGRDVTEAIRSEEVTRNVSLVSSYAGLRKIMVEKQREIGSQKGCVVDGRDIGTVVFPDADLKFFVTADVMERARRRQEELSTSGVELPLVQVVRDLKERDLKDSTRETSPLRKADDAIEIDTTHLTIEEQVHMILNYANGAMVNTEETVRK
- a CDS encoding 4-hydroxy-3-methylbut-2-enyl diphosphate reductase, coding for MKVSVDKNSGFCWGVVRAIDFAEDELKQSGKLYSLGDIIHNPEEIQRLGEKGLQTISHKDLGSVKDAKVLIRAHGEPPSTFELAKKLNLELVDATCPVVSKLQERIKRFYDDHYQIVIFGKKDHAEVIGLRGVCNDEAVVVKTVGEALEKVDFSKKTVLFSQTTMDKPTFYAIKDALSRKIKDLVVGTMEDIAKSFLAKDTICGQVSGRDKKLREFATNNDVIVFVAGKISSNGKVLFDICKEENLASYFIEHEDELDSRWFENAATVGVTGATSTPQWLMEKVGRAIERMDQRVLTGESLEQKAAPNN
- the rpsA gene encoding 30S ribosomal protein S1, whose translation is MTEEEKATETMPMQSPDEVITRRRPAGKVKLLTGEDSPYTEAELKEMIDLYDKSLKQFDAGEIVKGRIIGFTENDVIVDIGFKSSGLVPKLEFPNLNELKSGDEVEVFLDSVEDQDGQVVLSRRRADFIRIWDRIVSAHENQTVLQGTVLRRVKGGLMVNLMGLESFLPGSQVDVRPVRDFDAYVGRTMDFRVVKINEAAENVVVSHKALLEAEIEEQRKRILSKLEKGLILEGTVKAITEFGVFVDLGGVDGLIHITDLSWGRVNHPSEVVKLDQKIQVVVTDFDEEKKRISLSMKALQPEPWKSIEDKYQVGQRVNGKVVSLTEYGAFVEIEKGIEGLIHISEMSWTEHVKHPSQKVSMGQMVEAVILSLDKDNKKLSLGLKQLEPDPWEQLIEKYPVGSRHKGIVRNLTNFGVFVELESGVDGLIHISDLSWTKKIRHPGELVKRGDEIDIVVLAVDKEQRRISLGHKQAMENPWDKFEQEFKVGAEVQGKIIRHIEKGAIVELPGDVDGFIPHSHMSPMNLKNFVAHFPAGEDLNLKVIEFDKDGKRIVLSALEYYRDKDTALYQEFLANHKINPDERRGTKARAADKKPKDQEEDQGKEALESEKPQENPEA
- the mtaB gene encoding tRNA (N(6)-L-threonylcarbamoyladenosine(37)-C(2))-methylthiotransferase MtaB; amino-acid sequence: MEKKRVAFESLGCKLNYAETVQIQKEFRRRGFEVVEFADPADVFVINTCTVTQSADSDCRQVVRRALRNSPGAFVVVTGCYAQGKPEDVAQIEGVDLVLGAREKFELFNHVDDFVKNYHARVFAGPIDEAVEFGAADSASEGARTRAFLKVQDGCDYSCSYCTIPRVRGASRSPSISFLVDEARRIADLGFKEIVLTGVNVGDFGRGVGPEEGQFIDLLTALERVESVNRFRISSIEPNLLTRDVVDFVAGSTRFCRHFHVPLQSGADEILRKMRRRYNSSQYREAIEYVHEKIPTAGIGADTIVGFPGESNDLFDKSYAFIEDLPLTYLHVFSYSERPGTVSADFSGNIDPRVKRKRSEALRVLSTKKRYAFNRQFVGKIMKVLVEEETKDGKMFGFTSNYIRVQVDLNAQHANTIPDVLISGVSDNTALGQVIS